The genome window GAAGGCGCTACGCCTTACCGCTCTGCGCCTGCAATCCGGCAACGATCTCGCGCAGCTCCGCCACCTCGGCCTCCAGCGCCTGCACCCGCGCTTCCAACTCGTCGTTGCCGGACGCCGCCGGGCGCGCCTTGAACGACGCCGCCAACGCTTCGGCATCGATCGGCCCGCCGAGCAGATGCATGTAGCGTTCCTCGCGCTGGCCGCTGGCGCGCGGCAACTGCACCGCCAACTGGCGCTGCGCCAGACGCTCCAGCTGGTGCCGCACGTCCTCGGCATCGGCGAACCGCGCCATGCGCTCGGCCCGCGCCAGCAACTCGTTCGCCGTCTGCGGACCGCGCAGCAACAGCAGCCCGATCAGAATCACCTGCTGCTGAGTCAGATCCAGCGCCGCCGCCAGGCGATGCTCGTAGCGCACCGCGCGCGAAGAGAACTGCTGGCGCGCAAGCCCATACCCTTCCAACTGGCGCAGCGCATGCTGCACATCGCCCGGACTCAGCGACAGCACCGGCTCGCGCGAAGTCTTCTGGTTGGCCGCCACCACCGTCGCATTGACGGTGAGCGGATACGCATCCGGCGTGGTGGCCTCTTTTTCGATCAGGCAACCGAGCGCACGGGCCTCGACGGCGGAGAGAATGAGAGGAGGCTGCGCATCGGTCGTCATCGTGGGATACCAGAGCGGCAGGGGTGGCTAGGATAGCCCGGCGTGCGGCAACAGCTTGGATTTTCCTGTCACCCTTCCATGCAGGCATGCGTTTGCAACACCATCTTGGCGTCAGCGTGCAGGGCCATGCCTGGCAGATGCAGCGACGGTCGCTGCCTCCCATCCTCTTGCCTGAAGCCATGCCCGGTTCATGCCGCGCGTCATAGATTCGCCCACGTCGAAAGCCGTCATAGCCTCAAGAAGTGCCTCCCATGTCTTTCGCCGGGTTGCGAGCCAGCCTCGCCATCGCTGTCCTCGCGCTTTCTCCATGCGCACCGGCCGCCGCAATGCAGCGCCTTTGGCCGACCGAGCAGCAATGGCGCCAACTCGGGACCGACAGCGACGCGGCTACCGCGCAACTGCGTCTGGCCGACGCGGCACTGCACGATACCGCGCACCCCATCGCTGTGCTGAGCACCGCCGGCCGACTGAAAGGCGACCCCGCCAAGGCAGACACCGAAGCGAGCCTGGGCGACATGCGCAAGATCCAGGCGCTGGCCGTGGCCTATGCCCTGACCGGCAAGGGGCGCTATGCGACCAAGGCCGGCGACTATCTCAGCCGATGGGCCGCAGTGAACCGGCCTAGCGGTCAACCCATCGACGAGACCGGCCTGGAGCCGGCGATCTTTGCCTACCGCATCGTCAGGAAGGAACTCCCCACCGGCACCCGCCACGACATCGACGACTGGATGCGGCGCATCGCGCGCGCCGAGATCGTATCGCGCGATCACAAGCGCAAGACCGCGACCAACAACTGGCACAGCCATCGCCTGAAGAGTGTCGGCCTGATCGGCATCGCGCTGGATGACGGCGCATTGATCGCCTACGCCAGGGATGGACTCAAGCAACAGATCGGCGACAACCTGCGACCGGACGGACGGAGCATCGACTTCATCGAGCGCGATGCGCTGTCCTACCATGTCTATGACCTGCGGCCCCTGGTGACGCTCGCCTTGGCCTTCTCCGAGCGTGGCGAAGACCTGTATCACTGGCAAGCGCGCAACGGCGCATCGCTCGCGCATAGCATGCAATGGCTGCTGCCCTACCTCCGCGGCGACAAGCCCCATGCCGAATTCGTCGGCAGCGACGTCGCCTTCGACAAGGCCCGCTCGCGCAACGGCGAAGCGGGCCATGTGATCGGCAGCACCTACGCCCCGCGCGACGCATTGCCGTTACTGTCGCTAACGGCGGCCTACGACCCCGACAGCGCCCGCTTGGCGACGCAGCTTGGTGACGGTACGGCGGATCTGCGCCTAGCCTTAAGCTTGCTACCGACTCGGCCGTCGAACGTCAGCGACAGGTCCTGGCCCACCGTCAGGCTGGTGGCGTCGCCGCCGCGGGTGAGGCCGCTTTCGGTGCGCAGCGCGGTGGGCTGCAGCACCAGGTTGTTGCCGGCCTGCAGCGCGGCGCTGCCGCCGGCCTGCACGGCGGTGCCGGTGAGGGTCAGGTCGTGGCCGGCATTCATCAGCAGGGTGTTGTCGGCGCTGATGCCGGAACGGATATCGCCACCGGCCAACGCGTCGCGGGTGGTGCTGCGCAGGTCGTTGCCCGCGCTCAGCAGCACGTTGCGGCCGGCAATCTGACCGCCGAGGTTGAGCAGGTCCTGCTTTGCCTGCAAGGCCACCGTGCCGGTGCCGGCGATGCGGCCCTGGCTCAACAAGTTGCCGGCGGTGGCGCTGACATTGACGCCGCTGATCGTGCCGCTGTTGCTCAGGCCGGCAGTGGCGTTGAGCGAGACGTCGCCGTTGTCGCTGGCGAGCAGGGCGCCATCGCTGCGCAGGGTCAGCGCGGTGCTGGACGACAGGTATACCACCGGCACCAGCACCTTCTGGCCCTGGTATTCCTGTTCGACCATCCACACGATGTCGTGGGTCAGCGCGGCGACCTGTTCGGCGGTCAGCGCCACGCCGACATCCAGGTGCAGCACGCCGGCCTCGGCCACGGCGCCGTCCAGCAGGGCGCGGTACTGCGCCACGCCGTCGGCGTAGTTGCCCAGGTAGCGGCGGCCGGTCAGCTGGGTGATCTGGTCCAGCACCAGGCGCTGTTCGTAGAAGCCGTCGCCCAGGCGGGTCTGGGTCCACTGCGGATCCACGCCGAGCTTGTCGAGCAGGTAGTCGCTGCTGATGAAGTTGTCGTAATTGACGAAGCGCGGATCGGTCTCGATCAGGTAGCGGCGACCCGGGCCGGCGCTGCGGTTGGCGTTGACGCCGCCCAGGCCGTTGGCGGCGCGGCCCAAGGCGTTGACACTGGCGCCGTTGGCGCCGACCAGGCGGTACAGACCGCCGATCGGCAAGGTGATGTTGCCCAGCGGGGCGCCGATGCCGCCGACCACCTGCGGCACGGTGCCGGGGTCGGGGTCGATCTGCTGGTACTGGCAGCGAACAGGCTACCAGAACCAACATCCCGTTAAAACGAATATATTGATTTATTCATTGAAGCCAAAAGGGCGTAGCATCTTGCTCAAGACTATCATAATCTTTCAATGGCCTCATTTTTTCAATAACCAAATTCGGAAAATCTGAAACTAGAATTCTAACCGGCTGATATATATTGAATTCACCGTAAAATGATGTGGCGGATTCTTTGGCCTTTGAAAAGGCTTCGAAATAGTTGTAAAAAACGCCACTCAAATTAGAACTTCTAAAAGCCAGTAACGTCTTACTATCGCCATCTAAAATTGACTTATTCCACTCAATGGATGACGCTGAAATTTCGTTAAATGAAATTTTAACCAGCCCCATCAGCTCAGAGCACCTCTCCAAATCATCAAACCGCAGATATCTCCGATAAAGCCGATCCGTTAATAGCCCCCATTCTTTACCAGGATATTTTTCTGTAACAAAAGCGTTTATGCAGTCAAAAAAAAGCACAACATCCGATGGCGTCCCCAAATCATATGTTGTATGTCCGCCGTTAATTCCGATCATTCTCATTTGTCTTTGAAATCTATGTCGGTGGGCCCAATTATACCATTAGTTTTTTGCATAATACTTTTAATTATCTCATTTTTCTCTGCCATAGTTACATTTTGACCCCGAATGTCAATAACTACTTTCTGTTGCATGCCTGCAGGCAAGTCCGTCACTCTCTGCAACGCTTGCTTAGAAATGTTGTCAATCAGTCCCCTTTGATTCTTTGCAATGTTGTAATTTTTAACCTCGATGCTGCAAACATTTCCAACACACCAATCAGGGCGAACACTGTTCTTCGTTCCATAAGGAACTTCTTGACCATTTTTGAAACTGACTTGTGATCGAGCACCTGGACCAAGCCCTGACCCAACATCTATTTCAGATTGCCTGGGAGTTGGCCTGACTAAACTAGAACTATCTGCTGTAACCGTTAACTCTGGAAGATCAACTATAGCTTCTGAGGCACCGCCTCTCGAATAGCGAAGCCCTGCCAAAGTTGCTACCAAAGTCTGAGCGGCCATTGCGTACCCTAAATCCTTGGCCACAGCGTCATAA of Xanthomonas translucens pv. cerealis contains these proteins:
- a CDS encoding YceH family protein → MTTDAQPPLILSAVEARALGCLIEKEATTPDAYPLTVNATVVAANQKTSREPVLSLSPGDVQHALRQLEGYGLARQQFSSRAVRYEHRLAAALDLTQQQVILIGLLLLRGPQTANELLARAERMARFADAEDVRHQLERLAQRQLAVQLPRASGQREERYMHLLGGPIDAEALAASFKARPAASGNDELEARVQALEAEVAELREIVAGLQAQSGKA